The following proteins are encoded in a genomic region of Cryptomeria japonica chromosome 11, Sugi_1.0, whole genome shotgun sequence:
- the LOC131860030 gene encoding receptor-like protein EIX2 translates to MAIAPIKFAFTSAVYIILFTNPSFALFNCPTQESQSLLSFNTALNVSDGNLSSWVNGSDYCSKWDGISCDNLTNHVERVNLSAYTNHEGQGVQSRVVSATLCKLPFLKYLNLRSIGLTGNIPSCLGNLSHVQYLNFKNNSLRGIVPPVICQLTNLSYIDISYNQLTGVLPPCLQNLPFLKFLGLSINKFHGNLQLSELSSLEQLYARNFSFHDYISSSQLALPSSIRILWLSSITISDTLFHNLAELKYLFLSYCVLNTRTTWIPLFQLQGLDISSCRIGGRIPEWLSTQYSFQTLTLGYDNMFGEIPSWLWENNAELYMLNLSGNHLHGSLIIPNGSVHWMTVFDVSRNALTGYVPSLWPPYLQLLMVNDNALVGTIPPSLCNLDHLVKLDLANNKLNGNIPPCFSNYKAIQVLNLGSNSLEGSIPHGLCCSSLIVRNNKLSGAFPPSITDCKRLQVLDIGHNRFAGEIPWSVGNLSALQVFMMKSNHFRGRIPSEIVKLKQLQILDLSSNNISGFIPRNISSLQAMVIPREDGHMLSTLLNPFQIFVREKGLNTYFKLGPFDTYVIRVPSHVELDMTVKGLERHYSYILSTTTYIDLSSNQLKGEFPVDFGKLKGLRFLNLSMNNLSGVIPHSLGEMSELESLDLSSNRFYGSIPAEIQALTSLECLGLSNNNLSGNIPQGGQMITFDNTSYSGNPYLEGCPLPKKCSWPQFSPPLRSTNEMQDRNEGFRKKISWYVIGLGFSYVSGFCCVMLLLAVRKAWREKYFNRVDKILKFSFPSIRNKRL, encoded by the coding sequence ATGGCTATTGCTCCAATTAAGTTTGCCTTTACCAGCGCAGTTTATATTATCCTTTTTACAAACCCATCTTTTGCTCTATTCAATTGTCCTACCCAAGAATCCCAATCTCTTCTTTCCTTCAATACAGCCTTGAACGTCTCTGATGGCAATCTTAGTTCATGGGTTAATGGAAGTGACTATTGCTCCAAATGGGATGGCATATCATGCGATAATCTCACCAACCATGTAGAGCGGGTGAATTTGAGTGCTTACACCAACCACGAAGGGCAGGGCGTGCAGAGTCGAGTCGTATCTGCTACTTTGTGCAAGCTTCCTTTCCTCAAATACCTCAACTTGAGGAGCATAGGTCTAACTGGTAATATTCCTTCCTGTTTGGGAAACCTCTCTCATGTTCAATATCTGAATTTTAAAAACAACAGTTTGAGGGGGATAGTTCCCCCTGTGATTTGTCAATTGACCAATCTTAGCTATATAGATATTAGCTATAACCAACTAACTGGAGTATTGCCACCATGTCTACAAAATCTCCCTTTTCTTAAGTTCTTAGGTCTTTCCATCAATAAATTCCATGGAAACCTTCAGCTTAGTGAGCTTTCCTCCCTTGAGCAGCTTTATGCTCGTAATTTTTCATTCCATGATTACATTAGTTCTTCGCAGCTGGCATTACCATCGTCTATTAGGATTCTCTGGCTCTCCTCAATTACCATTTCAGATACTCTGTTTCATAATCTTgcagaattaaaatatttatttctatCGTATTGTGTACTAAATACTAGGACAACTTGGATTCCCCTGTTCCAGTTACAAGGCTTAGATATAAGCTCATGTAGAATTGGTGGTCGAATTCCTGAGTGGCTTTCCACTCAATATTCATTCCAGACTTTGACATTGGGTTACGACAATATGTTTGGAGAAATTCCCTCCTGGTTATGGGAGAACAATGCTGAGTTGTATATGTTAAACCTCTCAGGAAATCATTTGCATGGCAGCCTTATTATCCCAAATGGCTCGGTTCATTGGATGACAGTGTTTGATGTGTCCAGAAATGCATTGACTGGATACGTGCCATCTTTGTGGCCTCCATATTTACAGCTATTGATGGTTAATGACAATGCTCTAGTTGGCACCATTCCTCCAAGTTTGTGCAATTTGGATCACCTTGTAAAGTTAGATCTGGCAAACAACAAATTGAATGGCAATATTCCTCCATGCTTTTCAAACTATAAGGCAATTCAAGTGTTGAATTTAGGGAGTAATAGTCTCGAGGGAAGCATACCCCATGGGCTATGCTGCTCCTCTTTGATTGTAAGAAATAATAAGTTAAGTGGAGCCTTCCCTCCGTCAATCACTGATTGCAAGAGATTACAAGTACTAGATATTGGGCATAACAGATTTGCTGGGGAAATTCCATGGTCAGTGGGAAATCTATCAGCCCTTCAAGTGTTCATGATGAAGAGTAATCATTTCAGAGGTAGAATTCCTTCAGAAATTGTAAAACTCAAGCAACTCCAGATCTTAGACCTGTCATCTAACAATATATCAGGTTTTATTCCACGTAACATTTCATCTCTACAAGCAATGGTAATACCAAGAGAAGACGGCCACATGTTATCTACTCTGTTGAACCCCTTTCAAATATTTGTAAGAGAGAAAGGCCTTAATACATATTTTAAACTTGGCCCTTTTGATACATATGTAATTCGAGTTCCGTCTCATGTTGAATTGGACATGACCGTGAAAGGCTTAGAGCGGCACTACTCATATATTCTTTCCACGACAACATACATAGATCTCTCAAGCAATCAATTAAAAGGAGAATTTCCGGTGGATTTTGGAAAGTTAAAAGGGTTGAGGTTTCTCAATCTATCAATGAACAACCTCAGTGGAGTTATTCCACACAGTTTGGGGGAAATGAGTGAGTTAGAATCATTGGACCTTTCTTCAAACAGATTTTATGGAAGTATTCCTGCGGAGATTCAAGCTCTAACTTCATTGGAATGTTTAGGTTTGTCCAACAACAACCTCTCAGGCAACATACCCCAAGGAGGACAGATGATCACATTTGACAACACGTCATATTCTGGAAATCCATATTTGGAAGGATGCCCACTTCCAAAGAAATGTTCTTGGCCACAATTTTCTCCTCCCCTTCGCTCtacaaatgaaatgcaagatagaAATGAAGGTTTTAGAAAGAAAATATCATGGTATGTGATTGGACTAGGATTTTCATATGTATCTGGTTTTTGCTGTGTAATGCTATTGCTTGCAGTGAGAAAGGCGTGGAGAGAGAAATACTTCAATAGGGTTGATAAGATTTTGAAGTTTTCGTTTCCATCCATACGAAATAAGAGATTGTGA